The following proteins are co-located in the Phragmites australis chromosome 10, lpPhrAust1.1, whole genome shotgun sequence genome:
- the LOC133930924 gene encoding NAC domain-containing protein 43-like, protein MSISVNGQSVVPPGFRFHPTEEELLTYYLKKKVASERIDLDVIRDVDLNKLEPWDIQEKCRIGSGPQNDWYFFSHKDKKYPTGTRTNRATAVGFWKATGRDKAIYSTSSASGPGRRIGMRKTLVFYKGRAPHGQKSDWIMHEYRIDDAQPAGGGDPYYPSPPPAMRGAAGDQAAQEEGWVICRVFKKKNLLHHGQSSGAAAAAAAATVTSHMASKMAAPMDSSPSNCSSLTVSDHVKAQMLHSASDDALDHILQYMGRSCNKQDTKPPLLDHLAATTTTACPSSVYGKFMKLPPLEHAGGLLPSPAEYAAADVSGIADWDTLDRLAAYELNGLSYASKNLVFFDEPMPHAPAGAGDSDLWSLARSVSSLHADLTMNNV, encoded by the exons ATGAGCATCTCGGTGAACGGCCAGTCCGTGGTGCCCCCGGGGTTCCGGTTCCACCCGACGGAGGAGGAGCTGCTCACCTACTACCTGAAGAAGAAGGTGGCCTCGGAGCGCATCGACCTGGACGTCATCCGCGACGTCGATCTCAACAAGCTCGAGCCATGGGACATCCAAG AGAAGTGCCGGATCGGGTCGGGGCCGCAGAACGACTGGTACTTCTTCAGCCACAAGGACAAGAAGTACCCGACGGGGACGCGCACGAACCGCGCGACGGCGGTCGGGTTCTGGAAGGCCACCGGCCGTGACAAGGCCATCTACAGTACCAGCAGCGCTAGCGGCCCCGGCCGCCGCATCGGCATGCGCAAGACGCTCGTCTTCTACAAGGGCCGCGCCCCGCACGGCCAAAAGTCTGACTGGATCATGCACGAGTACCGCATCGACGACGCCCagcccgccggcggcggcgaccccTACTACCCCTCGCCTCCACCCGCG ATGCGTGGCGCGGCCGGGGACCAAGCGGCGCAGGAGGAGGGGTGGGTGATCTGCagggtgttcaagaagaagaacctcCTGCACCACGGCCAGAGCAgcggcgctgccgccgccgccgccgccgcaacgGTGACAAGCCACATGGCATCCAAGATGGCAGCCCCCATGGATAGCAGCCCGAGCAACTGCTCGTCGTTGACCGTCAGCGACCACGTCAAGGCACAGATGCTGCACTCCGCCAGCGACGACGCGCTCGACCACATCCTCCAGTACATGGGCAGGTCGTGCAACAAGCAGGACACCAAGCCTCCGCTGCTGGATCACCTTGCTGCAACCACCACTACTGCGTGTCCGAGCAGCGTTTATGGGAAGTTCATGAAGCTTCCGCCCCTCGAGCACGCCGGCGGCCTTCTGCCGAGCCCGGCCGAGTACGCCGCCGCCGATGTATCCGGGATCGCCGACTGGGACACGCTGGACAGGCTGGCCGCCTACGAGCTCAACGGCCTCTCCTACGCGTCCaagaacttggtcttcttcGACGAGCCCATGCCGCATGCTCCCGCCGGCGCCGGTGACAGCGATCTATGGAGCCTGGCGCGGTCGGTGTCGTCGTTACACGCAGACTTGACGATGAACAACGTGTAA